The genome window GTAAAAACCGGCGAATGGATCCATACCCATAACCTAAAAACCGGACTGGGTGAGATTATGTCCTATACTTATCAGCCCGGCGATTTAACCCCACTAAGAACCGCCGAGCACTTTTTTTCCGGTTACCGCCAGCCGGACGGCCGGGCAGGTGTGCGTAACGAAATTTGGATTATTCCGACTGTCGGCTGCTTAAACAGTGTTGTCAGCGCGATTGAGCGGCAGGCGCAAAGCATGCTCCGGGGCAGTATTGATTCCATTGCCGCTTTTCCGCATCCCTATGGCTGTTCGCAAATGGGCGATGATCAGGAAAATACCAAGACAATTTTAGCAGATTTGATCAATCACCCCAATGCCGGCGGAGTTTTGGTGCTGGGGCTGGGCTGTGAAAACAGCAATATTGAAGAGCTGAAAAAACTGATTGGCCCCTATGACGAACGGCGGGTTAAGTTCTTAACCGCTCAGGACAGCGATGACGAAGTCGCCGATAGTTTGGCCCTGCTGGAAGAATTGACTGCCTACGCTGCCACCCGCCGCCGGGAAAGGATTTCCACCCGGGAACTGATTGTCGGACTCAAATGCGGCGGTTCGGACGGCTTATCCGGTATCACCGCCAATCCCACGGTCGGTGCGTTTTCTGACCGCCTGGTTGCGGCCGGCGGTACTACCATTTTAACGGAAGTGCCTGAAATGTTCGGAGCGGAAACAATTTTAATGAACCGCTGTGCCAGCCGGGAGCTGTTTGAAAAAACCGTTGCCCTGATTAATGATTTTAAAAATTATTTTATTGCTCATAACCAGACGATTTATGAAAATCCTTCGCCCGGCAACAAAAAGGGCGGTATTTCCACCTTGGAAGATAAGTCCCTGGGCTGTACTCAAAAGTCAGGCAGCGCTCCGATTGAAGGCGTTTTGGCTTACGGCGAGCCGGTTCGGCATAAAGGCCTGCACCTGCTCAGTGCGCCGGGCAATGATTTGGTCGCTTCCACCGCTTTGGCGGCATCGGGCGCGCAGATCATTTTATTTACCACCGGCCGCGGCACTCCCTTTGCCTGCCCGGTACCGACCGTTAAAATTTCCAGTAATTCCGCCCTGTATGAGAGTAAAAAGAAATGGATTGATTTTAACTGCGGCGAACTGGTTACCGGCCGGGAAAGCTTGGACTCTTTAGGTCAAAAACTGTTTGATTATGTTCTGGCTGTTGCTTCCGGAGAAAAAGTAAAATCCGAAGCCGCCGGTTTCCATGACATGGCCATCTTTAAGCAGGGCGTGACTTTGTAGCTGTATGTGCCGCCGCGGCGGCAGAACGGAGGATAAAATGAAGCAACTGTCGTATTCCCTTTTGCGGGAAC of Lachnospiraceae bacterium oral taxon 500 contains these proteins:
- a CDS encoding altronate hydrolase, which codes for MLNFIKIHPADNVAVALTDLKAQTPITLGGDEFLLPADIARGHKFALRPLAAGESVIKYGHPIGQTTAAVKTGEWIHTHNLKTGLGEIMSYTYQPGDLTPLRTAEHFFSGYRQPDGRAGVRNEIWIIPTVGCLNSVVSAIERQAQSMLRGSIDSIAAFPHPYGCSQMGDDQENTKTILADLINHPNAGGVLVLGLGCENSNIEELKKLIGPYDERRVKFLTAQDSDDEVADSLALLEELTAYAATRRRERISTRELIVGLKCGGSDGLSGITANPTVGAFSDRLVAAGGTTILTEVPEMFGAETILMNRCASRELFEKTVALINDFKNYFIAHNQTIYENPSPGNKKGGISTLEDKSLGCTQKSGSAPIEGVLAYGEPVRHKGLHLLSAPGNDLVASTALAASGAQIILFTTGRGTPFACPVPTVKISSNSALYESKKKWIDFNCGELVTGRESLDSLGQKLFDYVLAVASGEKVKSEAAGFHDMAIFKQGVTL